DNA from Amorphoplanes friuliensis DSM 7358:
ACCGCAGCTACGGGCGTACCAAGGAACTTGTCGAGGAGTACGGCCACGAGGGCTCGTTCATCCCGTCGGAGAGCGCCGAGGACTTCGTCGCGAGCCTGGAGCGCCCGCGCCGCGTGGTGATCATGGTCAAGGCCGGCAAGGCCACCGACGCGGTCATCGACGAGTTCGCGCCCCTGCTCGAGAAGGGCGACATGCTCATCGACGCCGGTAACGCGCACTTCGCGGACACCCGGCGCCGTGAGGCCGCGCTCAAGGAGATGGGCCTGCACTTCGTCGGCACCGGTGTGTCCGGCGGCGAGGAGGGTGCCCTGCACGGCCCGAGCATCATGCCCGGCGGCTCGAAGGAGTCCTACGAGTCGCTCGGCCCGCTGCTCGAGGACATCTCGGCGAAGGTCGACGGGGAGCCGTGCTGCGTGCACGTCGGCCCCGACGGCGCCGGGCACTTCGTCAAGATGGTGCACAACGGCATCGAGTACGCCGACATGCAGCTCATCGCCGAGGCGTACGACCTGCTGCGGTCCGTCGGCGGGCACTCGCCGGCCGAGATCGCGGAGATCTTCAAGGGGTGGAACGAGGGCCGGCTCGGCTCGTACCTGATCGAGATCACCGCGGAGGTGCTCAAGCAGACCGACGCCGAGACGGGCAAGCCGTTCGTCGACATCGTCGTCGACCAGGCCGAGCAGAAGGGCACCGGCCGCTGGACGGTCCAGGCCGCCCTCGACCTCGGTGTGCCGGTGTCCGGCATCGCCGAGTCGGTGTTCGCCCGGGCGCTCTCCGGTGACCCCAAGGTCCGTGCCGCGGCGGCGAACCTGCCCGGCCCGTCGGCCACGGCCGGCGCCGGCGGCGACAACCTGCAGGCGGACGTCGAGCAGGCGCTGTTCGCGTCCAAGATCGTCGCGTACGCGCAGGGCTTCCAGCAGATCCAGGCGGCCAGCGCCGAGTACGGCTGGGACATCGACCCGGGCGCGATGGCGAAGATCTGGCGCGACGGCTGCATCATCCGGGCCAAGTTCCTGGACTTCATCAAGCAGGCCTTCGACAAGACGCCGGACCTGCCGTCGCTGCTCGTCGACGACTACTTCCTCGACGCCGTCAGCGGCGCCCAGGAGGCCTGGCGGCGAGTGGTCGCCACGGCTGCTCAGCAGGGCATCCCGGCTCCGGGCTTCGCGTCGGCCCTGGCCTACTACGACGGCCTGCGCGCGAAGCGCCTGCCCGCCGCACTGATCCAGGGGCAGCGCGACTTCTTCGGCGCGCACACGTACCGCCGC
Protein-coding regions in this window:
- the gndA gene encoding NADP-dependent phosphogluconate dehydrogenase, producing MTEKAQIGVTGLAVMGRNLARNFARHGHTVALHNRSYGRTKELVEEYGHEGSFIPSESAEDFVASLERPRRVVIMVKAGKATDAVIDEFAPLLEKGDMLIDAGNAHFADTRRREAALKEMGLHFVGTGVSGGEEGALHGPSIMPGGSKESYESLGPLLEDISAKVDGEPCCVHVGPDGAGHFVKMVHNGIEYADMQLIAEAYDLLRSVGGHSPAEIAEIFKGWNEGRLGSYLIEITAEVLKQTDAETGKPFVDIVVDQAEQKGTGRWTVQAALDLGVPVSGIAESVFARALSGDPKVRAAAANLPGPSATAGAGGDNLQADVEQALFASKIVAYAQGFQQIQAASAEYGWDIDPGAMAKIWRDGCIIRAKFLDFIKQAFDKTPDLPSLLVDDYFLDAVSGAQEAWRRVVATAAQQGIPAPGFASALAYYDGLRAKRLPAALIQGQRDFFGAHTYRRVDKDGSFHTMWGADRNEVTA